The Halosimplex litoreum genome has a window encoding:
- a CDS encoding MTH1187 family thiamine-binding protein, producing the protein MTVIGFLSVAPVVEGSMSEEVAKAVAALDEFDVGYETTPMGTIIEADDSAELFAAAGAAHEAVDGDRVSTFLKVDDKRTVDQAASEKVDAVEEHLGREARRERSE; encoded by the coding sequence ATGACTGTCATCGGGTTCCTGAGCGTCGCACCGGTCGTCGAGGGGAGCATGTCCGAGGAGGTCGCCAAAGCCGTCGCCGCCCTCGACGAGTTCGACGTGGGCTACGAGACGACGCCGATGGGGACGATAATCGAGGCCGACGACTCCGCGGAGCTGTTCGCCGCGGCCGGGGCCGCTCACGAGGCGGTGGACGGCGACCGCGTGAGCACGTTCCTGAAGGTCGACGACAAGCGGACCGTCGACCAGGCGGCCAGCGAGAAGGTCGACGCCGTCGAGGAGCACCTGGGTCGCGAGGCCAGGCGGGAACGGTCCGAGTGA
- the mch gene encoding methenyltetrahydromethanopterin cyclohydrolase, with protein MESLNRTATDLVDEALDFADELNVAAHQLDSEALVVDFGVDVPGGVEAGMMLAEIQTAGLATVQSSLAEVAGAPLTHVELSTDHPAMALLCSQKAGWELSVDGFEGLGSGPARALVAEEDEFGRVGYRDDFEFAVLAIETETLPDEAVIEHVAERAGVAESGVFAQAFSTASLTGSVAMAARAAELATFRLSELGYDPLDILSVTGSAPVAPVADDEEEAIARTNDALAYGGQAHLVVDEPFDRFDEVPSSATDEYDTPFAEIFADADWDFFEVPESVFAPAQVTIDVVGGDTHVLGDVNDERLAESFGL; from the coding sequence ATGGAGAGTCTCAACCGGACCGCGACGGATCTGGTCGACGAAGCCCTGGACTTCGCCGACGAGCTGAACGTCGCGGCCCACCAGCTGGACAGCGAGGCGCTGGTCGTCGACTTCGGCGTCGACGTGCCGGGCGGCGTCGAGGCCGGGATGATGCTCGCGGAGATCCAGACCGCCGGGCTCGCGACCGTCCAGAGTTCCCTGGCGGAGGTAGCGGGCGCGCCCCTCACCCACGTCGAACTGTCGACCGACCACCCCGCGATGGCGCTGCTCTGTTCGCAGAAAGCCGGCTGGGAACTCAGCGTCGACGGCTTCGAGGGACTGGGCAGCGGCCCCGCTCGCGCCCTCGTGGCCGAGGAGGACGAGTTCGGACGCGTCGGCTACCGCGACGACTTCGAGTTCGCCGTCCTCGCGATCGAGACGGAGACGCTCCCGGACGAGGCCGTGATCGAGCACGTCGCCGAGCGCGCGGGCGTCGCCGAGAGCGGCGTCTTCGCCCAGGCGTTCTCGACGGCCAGCCTCACCGGCAGCGTCGCGATGGCCGCCCGCGCGGCGGAACTGGCGACGTTCCGGCTCTCGGAGCTGGGCTACGACCCGCTCGATATCCTCTCGGTGACGGGGTCGGCGCCCGTGGCGCCCGTCGCCGACGACGAAGAGGAGGCCATCGCCCGGACGAACGACGCGCTGGCCTACGGCGGGCAGGCCCACCTCGTCGTCGACGAGCCGTTCGACCGGTTCGACGAGGTGCCATCGAGTGCGACCGACGAGTACGACACCCCCTTCGCCGAGATCTTCGCCGACGCCGACTGGGACTTCTTCGAGGTGCCCGAGTCCGTGTTCGCGCCCGCGCAGGTGACCATCGACGTGGTCGGCGGCGACACGCACGTCCTCGGCGACGTGAACGACGAGCGCCTCGCCGAAAGCTTCGGTCTCTGA
- a CDS encoding S8 family serine peptidase produces the protein MEITSRLSGAVVASSVRGVAVVAVALAVIAVATGAAVGGAAASVEASGPTGDALAKQSSDAGPPSTAADGPTNGSGPEVTARVTLITGHTVAVINGTNGTLYRVQGDANVTKHRTESGTYVFPEGVNTTRFDRALFDVDRLREEGVADGDSAVLPVILEWSDRQPRDGGGRRVVDLDSADRRPLALVNGSAAALPKAEIGEIYERLRDSDRVERVHYDAAVELSDTPDRAAIESGAARERYGVSGDGVTVAILDTGVDESHPDIAGAEVAERDFTGEGTTADRFGHGTAVAGLVVGDGTASNGTYVGVAPNASILDVRVLGSDGSGRVSDIVAGIGYAVDRDVEVVSMSLGVTPDGDRAGDPLRQAVVRATRSGALVVAASGNLRGTGTSGYGTVTSPGTLDEALTVGASDGDDRVAPFSLRGPTPDGQFVKPDLVAPGVDVQAPAADGGYAPRDGSSFAVPLASGAAALVRAAHPDWGPRRVRAGLTATADPIAGADIYTQGAGVLNVTAAVGADVVVAPGTVDFGRIPAGRPTGRTVTVTNTGAGPRTVNLSATVRPIGGGPTDAVVLNRSRLRLAAGDSATVRLTVSPDDRLYTPHSGRLTVGDRTVIFGYVPLRTVTVAKRGIDDVAGDTVTLVNTDTDTVYGPRQLSGGSVTVAVDEPGRYVAVSTGRDDGTPVITANATEVDARGRLVLDERRTATRTVDPASLPVAAGNLTTRLVAVNATVDGGPFDARVVVNGPPSPAVRVSETPALTVAVRRVLTVAPDDGAFDTPTVYHLKHVSERVEGDRALAVDVDRLDEQRVRYYRGAPGETYSATLAASEFDDVPLTAEYVTGELGDRFAQRIYVSPDLAQYHDAFTVGSFGFLSWSATPQRLIQRFEGDSTVETAVKKHPFRSTLRSWSLSADRFSATVFPTVGQPPRGYVISDRPSEEYTVWIDGERARSITRNAIEVPITLGGDGIDSVRLRVDDRHDVSPLSNDTVTTFGATTAGDDDRPPATPSVTFDGLDRTNVVPNGNLTVTVGARDAGSGVANVTLYVAERTATGSPASTPFADQSEWRSVALHARGNGTYAATLSEGSYRGALSVAVRVTDEAGNYVETTATDAVVVDSRRPTARLAADRTLLPANGTVRFDATGAYDDLAISEYRWDFDGDGTVDRVTTVPEASRTYESTGQVRPRLTVADAHGFTDTATVSVAVAERLPERSRELPASVRWDLRAAVTADRVATAGRSNGRRVVAAGALLFATGDSNAGVRAGDNSTVAVTDSRVNGAFSGHNVVARDARFNGGIEANGTVVVSGNGTVVNGDLTAAETVRVLSGATLRVTEDLTADRVVVGPNATLSVVQEANATRIDRNATGRGEATDGSNASTGGSGAGALSGGSSADPATRTSPTPDRPVSAAAQVARTGRP, from the coding sequence ATGGAGATCACTTCGCGGCTGTCCGGAGCGGTCGTGGCGAGTAGCGTTCGTGGGGTCGCGGTCGTCGCAGTGGCTCTGGCGGTGATCGCGGTCGCGACCGGAGCGGCGGTCGGCGGCGCGGCCGCGTCGGTCGAGGCGAGCGGGCCGACGGGAGACGCGCTCGCGAAGCAGAGTAGCGACGCGGGACCGCCCTCGACGGCGGCCGACGGGCCGACGAACGGGTCGGGACCGGAGGTGACCGCGCGCGTGACGCTGATAACCGGGCACACGGTCGCGGTGATAAACGGGACGAACGGCACCCTGTACCGGGTCCAGGGCGACGCGAACGTGACCAAACACCGGACCGAGTCGGGGACGTACGTCTTCCCGGAGGGCGTGAACACGACGCGGTTCGACCGGGCGCTGTTCGACGTCGACCGGCTGCGTGAAGAGGGCGTAGCGGACGGCGACTCGGCGGTCCTGCCGGTGATACTCGAGTGGTCGGACCGACAGCCACGCGACGGCGGCGGCAGACGGGTGGTGGACCTCGACAGCGCCGACCGCCGTCCGCTCGCGCTGGTAAACGGAAGCGCCGCGGCGCTCCCGAAAGCGGAGATCGGGGAGATCTACGAGCGGTTGCGGGACAGCGACCGGGTCGAGCGAGTCCACTACGACGCGGCGGTCGAACTGTCCGACACGCCCGACAGGGCGGCCATCGAGAGCGGCGCCGCCCGCGAGCGGTACGGCGTCTCGGGCGACGGTGTCACGGTGGCGATCCTGGACACGGGTGTCGACGAATCCCACCCCGACATCGCCGGGGCCGAGGTCGCCGAGCGGGACTTCACGGGGGAGGGGACGACCGCGGACCGGTTCGGGCACGGGACGGCCGTCGCCGGTCTGGTCGTCGGGGACGGGACGGCCTCGAACGGGACCTACGTCGGCGTCGCGCCGAACGCGTCGATCCTCGACGTTCGCGTCCTCGGCAGCGACGGGTCGGGGCGCGTCTCCGACATCGTCGCCGGAATCGGGTACGCGGTCGACCGCGACGTCGAGGTCGTCTCGATGAGCCTCGGGGTGACGCCGGACGGCGACCGCGCCGGCGACCCGCTCCGGCAGGCGGTCGTGCGTGCGACGCGCTCGGGAGCGCTCGTCGTCGCCGCGTCGGGGAATCTCCGCGGGACCGGGACGAGCGGCTACGGGACGGTCACATCTCCGGGGACGCTCGACGAGGCGCTGACCGTCGGAGCGAGCGACGGGGACGACCGCGTCGCGCCGTTCTCGCTTCGGGGGCCGACACCGGACGGACAGTTCGTGAAGCCGGATCTCGTCGCCCCGGGCGTGGACGTCCAGGCGCCGGCGGCCGACGGCGGCTACGCGCCCCGCGACGGGAGTTCCTTCGCCGTCCCGCTGGCGTCCGGCGCGGCCGCGCTGGTCCGGGCGGCCCATCCCGACTGGGGACCGCGCCGCGTGCGCGCCGGCCTCACCGCGACCGCGGACCCGATCGCCGGCGCGGACATCTACACGCAGGGTGCCGGCGTGCTCAACGTGACGGCGGCCGTGGGGGCCGACGTCGTGGTCGCGCCCGGGACCGTCGACTTCGGGCGGATCCCCGCCGGGCGCCCTACCGGCCGGACGGTCACCGTCACGAACACCGGCGCGGGCCCGCGAACGGTGAACCTCTCCGCGACGGTTCGACCGATCGGCGGCGGACCGACGGACGCGGTCGTGCTCAACCGGTCGCGGCTCCGGCTCGCGGCCGGGGACTCGGCGACGGTCCGGCTCACCGTCTCGCCGGACGATCGACTGTACACGCCTCACTCCGGACGCCTGACCGTGGGGGATCGGACGGTGATCTTCGGCTACGTCCCGCTCCGGACGGTGACGGTCGCGAAGCGGGGGATCGACGATGTCGCCGGCGACACCGTCACGCTGGTCAACACCGACACCGACACCGTCTACGGGCCCCGACAGCTCTCGGGCGGATCGGTGACCGTCGCGGTCGACGAGCCCGGTCGGTACGTCGCGGTCTCGACCGGTCGCGACGACGGGACCCCGGTGATCACGGCCAACGCAACCGAGGTCGACGCGCGGGGACGGCTCGTTCTCGACGAGCGACGGACGGCCACCCGGACCGTCGACCCGGCGTCGCTGCCGGTGGCGGCCGGAAACCTGACGACGCGGCTGGTCGCGGTCAACGCGACCGTCGACGGCGGCCCGTTCGACGCGAGGGTCGTGGTCAACGGGCCGCCGTCGCCGGCGGTCAGAGTCAGCGAGACGCCCGCGCTGACCGTGGCGGTCCGGCGCGTGCTCACGGTCGCACCCGACGACGGGGCGTTCGATACCCCGACTGTCTACCACCTGAAACACGTCTCCGAGCGGGTCGAAGGCGACCGGGCGCTGGCGGTCGACGTCGACCGACTCGACGAGCAGCGGGTGCGCTACTACAGGGGCGCCCCCGGGGAGACGTACTCGGCCACGCTGGCGGCCAGCGAGTTCGACGACGTGCCGCTGACGGCGGAGTACGTCACCGGCGAGCTGGGCGACCGCTTCGCACAGCGGATCTACGTCTCGCCGGATCTCGCCCAGTACCACGACGCCTTCACCGTCGGGTCTTTCGGCTTCCTCTCGTGGTCGGCCACTCCCCAGCGACTGATCCAGCGCTTCGAGGGCGACTCGACGGTCGAGACGGCGGTCAAGAAACACCCGTTCCGGTCGACGCTCCGGTCGTGGTCGCTGTCGGCCGACCGGTTCAGCGCCACCGTCTTCCCGACGGTCGGCCAGCCGCCGCGCGGGTACGTCATCAGCGACCGCCCGTCCGAGGAGTACACGGTCTGGATCGACGGCGAGCGGGCGCGGTCGATCACGCGCAACGCCATCGAGGTGCCGATCACCCTCGGCGGCGACGGGATCGACTCCGTCCGACTGCGCGTCGACGACCGACACGACGTGTCGCCGCTGTCGAACGACACCGTGACGACCTTCGGTGCGACGACCGCGGGCGACGACGACCGCCCGCCGGCGACACCGAGCGTCACCTTCGACGGCCTCGACCGGACGAACGTGGTTCCCAACGGGAACCTCACCGTGACCGTCGGCGCGCGCGACGCGGGCAGCGGCGTCGCGAACGTGACGCTGTACGTCGCCGAGCGCACCGCGACCGGGTCGCCCGCGTCGACCCCGTTCGCGGACCAGTCGGAGTGGCGTTCGGTGGCGCTGCACGCTCGCGGTAACGGCACGTACGCCGCCACGCTGTCCGAGGGGTCCTACCGCGGCGCGCTCAGCGTCGCCGTCCGGGTGACCGACGAGGCGGGGAACTACGTCGAGACGACGGCCACCGACGCGGTCGTCGTCGACAGTCGGCGCCCGACGGCCCGGCTGGCGGCCGACCGCACGCTGTTACCCGCCAACGGGACGGTCCGGTTCGACGCGACGGGGGCGTACGACGACCTCGCGATCTCCGAGTACCGGTGGGACTTCGACGGTGACGGAACCGTCGACCGCGTCACGACCGTCCCGGAGGCGAGTCGGACGTACGAGTCGACCGGGCAGGTCCGACCCCGACTGACTGTCGCCGACGCGCACGGGTTCACGGACACCGCGACGGTCTCGGTGGCCGTCGCAGAACGACTCCCCGAACGGTCCCGAGAGCTGCCGGCGTCGGTCCGGTGGGACCTCCGGGCGGCGGTGACGGCCGACCGCGTCGCGACCGCCGGGCGTTCGAACGGGCGGCGAGTCGTCGCCGCCGGAGCGCTGCTGTTCGCGACCGGGGACAGCAACGCCGGCGTCCGGGCGGGCGACAACAGCACCGTCGCGGTGACCGACTCGCGAGTCAACGGCGCGTTCTCCGGGCACAACGTCGTCGCGCGCGACGCCCGGTTCAACGGCGGGATCGAGGCCAACGGGACGGTCGTCGTCTCCGGTAACGGGACCGTCGTGAACGGCGACCTCACCGCCGCCGAGACCGTGCGGGTCCTGTCCGGCGCGACGCTGCGAGTCACGGAGGACCTGACGGCCGACCGAGTCGTCGTGGGACCGAACGCAACGCTCTCGGTCGTCCAGGAGGCGAACGCGACCCGGATCGACCGGAACGCGACCGGACGCGGCGAGGCCACCGACGGCTCGAACGCGTCGACCGGTGGATCCGGGGCTGGCGCTCTTTCTGGCGGATCCTCAGCCGATCCGGCGACGCGGACTTCGCCCACTCCCGATCGTCCCGTTTCCGCGGCCGCGCAGGTGGCTCGGACCGGCAGACCGTGA
- a CDS encoding DUF6498-containing protein produces MGGESRRTLYAAVLSNVVLLVGLFVFDWNPRLLLLLYWFEAGVVVLREALQGLFAELPPSDEYRPLRAPVPLASLADVRGGFRPTRWLPPVYPRNVPYVLTGLIPWAAFWPLGGLVLSGLVVSWLDPVVAPASTAVAALAILLKQSFETADWLRTGEYEAVAATGGVSRTYLSLLFVLAFVAPFVVGLATATGFPRIALGLVLVASKVAYDALELRNPGFVHSTVFDAETVGEDSPVDAPDGEPIAEFRTDRRAVVVVAALFGVLVSVFSVTLFLVLLGGLAGMLVGGAVWGPPRGPAVGALAGVAVVVALRSAVQVVAGWVMGAYTVYRVYPDAVVEYNELTDEPQWAVARGNISEFTVADGRLRSLLPEWFGIARLKSYSGDDRLVGHVSDPEAIAEAIDATRGRRPGSAS; encoded by the coding sequence ATGGGGGGTGAGTCACGGCGAACGCTGTACGCGGCGGTGCTCTCGAACGTGGTGCTTCTCGTCGGTCTGTTCGTCTTCGACTGGAACCCCCGGTTGCTCCTCTTGCTCTACTGGTTCGAGGCGGGGGTCGTCGTCCTCAGAGAGGCCCTGCAGGGGCTGTTCGCGGAACTGCCGCCCTCCGACGAGTATCGGCCGCTCCGGGCGCCGGTCCCCCTGGCGTCGCTCGCGGACGTGCGGGGCGGGTTCCGACCGACCCGGTGGCTCCCGCCGGTGTATCCGCGGAACGTCCCGTACGTCCTGACGGGGTTGATCCCGTGGGCCGCCTTCTGGCCGCTCGGGGGACTCGTGCTTTCGGGGCTGGTCGTGTCGTGGCTGGACCCGGTCGTGGCGCCGGCGTCGACCGCCGTCGCCGCGCTCGCGATTCTGCTCAAGCAGTCGTTCGAGACCGCCGACTGGCTCCGCACCGGTGAGTACGAAGCGGTCGCCGCGACGGGCGGGGTCTCTCGGACGTACCTGTCGCTGCTGTTCGTCCTCGCGTTCGTCGCACCGTTCGTCGTCGGCCTCGCGACCGCGACCGGGTTCCCCCGGATCGCCCTCGGACTCGTGCTCGTCGCGTCCAAGGTCGCCTACGACGCGCTCGAACTCCGGAACCCCGGATTCGTCCACTCGACTGTGTTCGACGCCGAGACGGTCGGCGAGGACTCACCGGTCGACGCGCCCGACGGGGAACCGATAGCGGAGTTCCGTACCGACCGGCGCGCCGTCGTGGTCGTCGCGGCGCTGTTCGGCGTCCTCGTCTCCGTGTTCAGCGTGACCCTCTTCCTCGTCCTCCTCGGCGGCCTCGCGGGGATGCTCGTCGGGGGCGCGGTGTGGGGGCCTCCGCGCGGTCCGGCCGTCGGCGCTCTCGCCGGAGTCGCGGTCGTCGTCGCTCTCCGCTCCGCCGTGCAGGTCGTCGCCGGCTGGGTCATGGGGGCCTACACCGTCTACCGGGTCTATCCCGACGCCGTCGTCGAGTACAACGAACTCACCGACGAACCGCAGTGGGCGGTGGCCCGGGGGAATATCTCCGAGTTCACCGTCGCCGACGGCCGTCTGCGCTCGCTGTTGCCCGAGTGGTTCGGGATAGCGCGATTGAAGAGTTACTCGGGCGACGACCGCCTCGTCGGGCACGTCTCCGACCCCGAGGCGATCGCGGAGGCGATCGACGCTACCCGGGGCCGACGCCCCGGGTCAGCTAGCTGA